From the Candidatus Saccharibacteria bacterium genome, the window TAGAGCGGGTGGCTGTAAGTCGCCTTGAAGAGTTACTTCATAAATAAATGCAGCCTACTTGGGCAATCAAGTAGTGAACATCGGGTGAATTGACGGGAAGCCTACATCGAAAGACAAGGTAATCCGCAGCCAAGCCTTGCTTAGGTTAAAAGAGCAGGGAAGGTTCAGAGACTAGAGAGTGAGCCTAACAATAATCTCTCGTAAGCGCCCGACAACCGTTATGCGACGGTTGATAAGATAGTCCGCCCTTGCACGAAAGTACAAGATAAGCATAACCACTAGGTCGCTGGTTCGAATCCAGTCCCCGGAGCCAAGAAAAGACGAGTCGTTTGGGCTCGTTTTTTCTTGGCTCAGAGATTGGTTTGAAACTGCGACCAGCGAGCAAAGCGAGTGAGGTCGCTGGTTCGGTGAAGCGAAGCCACGCGCAGTCCATCTACTGACGGACGAGCATGGTTGAGGGGAGGAGTACAAAGTCCGCCATCCAGTCCTCGGCCCCAAAAACCAATCCCAGACGAACCCACCAGAGGGAACCATACCATCCCGGGTGAAATCACATTGTAGGCCCGATTATACAGTCAATTGTAAAATCGGCCTTATTACATCTCTTTAGGGTTAGACCTTGCTTCACCCTGCTTCACATTAAATCTGGCTAACTGAAAGATTTTAGGGTACTCTTTCACCGTTTTTCTGTCATGCTGATTGCATGAAAAAAGATGTTCTCATTGTCATAGCATACGGATTAATCATGTAGGGATGCAGTCTGGGCGTCCACGGTACCTTTGTCGGGATTGCCGCAAGAAGTTTCAAGATAAACGCAGACAGATACGTTCATCGGTTGCCTTCATGCATTGGGATAGCTATGTCTGGGGAAAGCAAACAGTCGAGCAGCTGGCCAAAGAGCTTCGTGTCAGTGTTCCGGCCATGCGAGCGAAGCTTGACGCCTACAACATCCCACAGACGCTCCCGTACCAGGAATTACTACCCACCTCAACTACACTCGCTATCGACGCCTACTTCCGTTCACGCGGTGACGGTACCCTTATCTTCCGCTCACCTGAGCTACGACGTAATCTTCTCTGGTACGATATTCGGTACGAAACTGTCGAGGAGTATCTACGAGGTATCCGTTTGATGCAAGAAGCGGGTTGGGTATTCACTGGCTTTGTGGTTGATGGTCGTAAAGGCGTTGTCAAAGCTCTTTCTAGCCTTGCTCCGGTGCAGTACTGCCAGTTCCATCAGAAGAAGACTATTCGGAACTATCTGACAAAGCATCCCAAAACAGATGCCGCTAGAAAGCTCAAAGACATCGTCGATCTTTTGACGCTGACCGACGAAGCCTCGTTCCGGGCATGGCTTGGAGTGTGGCATCATACATGGGACACATTCCTGAAAGAGAAAACGATTCACCCCGATGGGAGTACCAGCTACACTCACAGAAGACTTAGAGCAGCTTACCGCAGCCTCAAGACAAATCTACCGAATTTGTTTACCTGCCACACGGTCGATAACCCACCAAACACGACGAATACGTTAGATGGTAGTATTAGTCATCTCAGAACAATGCACCGAGTCCATAGAGGCATAAAATTACGACGACGCCGTAAAGTAACAGATACGCTCCTTCGAGGAAAGTACCCTAAAAAGTTTCAATGAGCCTTAAATCCTCAAAAATACGAAACCACCCGTCGATACTGACGAAATAATCACAACTATCTTACCCGTGATCAATAGCAATAACTGAGAAAAAAATTGTGAGTGGATACTTTGTGATATTCTCATACAAAAAGTGAACAACGTACTTAAAAGCACCAGCTAATGCAATGCTTTAATCGTTCGTGCAATAGCAACATAAGTATAATGTTTGGTGAGTGGCGGCACGGCCGCTATAATTAGACTGTGAGCAATACTACATACACTACTATTGATCTGTTTGCGGGGATAGGCGGTATCCGCAAAGGGTTCGAAGCAACTGGCAGATTTAGGACAATTTATGCCAATGATTTTGATAAGCACTGCAAGTTGACCTATGACGCCAATTTCAAAAACACACCCCTTACTGTCAAAGACATTCACGAAGTCGGACTAGTTAAGGACGGCGTTGAGTCGTTTGATTTTCTATTAGGCGGGTTTCCATGCCAGGCATTTTCTGTTGCAGGCCACAAGCAGGGGCTTGACGATCACAAGGGACGAGGTATTCTCTTCGAAGAAATCGAACGCTTACTTAAAGAGGCAGCCGACACGCAGACCATACCTCCTCAGGGTTTCATGTTAGAAAATGTTAAGAATCTCCTTAATCATGACAATAAACGAACCTACCCTATTATTAAGCAAAGGCTCGAAGCGCTTGGTTATCACCTGGATGAAAGAGTTTACAACAGTCTAGATTTTGGTGTGCCACAAAACCGTGAAAGGGTGTACATTGTGGGCTTTCGTTCGCCTGAAGTCATGGCAGCATTCAAATGGCCTGAGATACCTGGTCGCGGTAATCTGCAAGTACAAGATTTGCTGGATTCAGAAGTTGACCCCGTTCATTACTATGAGGGTAAGCCGCTTTATGATCGCATCAAGGATTATGTTACTTCTGACTCAACCGTTTATCAGTACCGCAGGAATTATGTACGCGAGAATGCCAAAGGAGTATCACCAACACTAATGGCGAATATGGGCATGGGTGGCCATAACGTGCCAATCATAAAAGATGCGTATGGCATACGTCGGCTCACTCCTTCTGAATGCGGTCGTTTGCAGGGATACAATAATTTAGTAATACCTGCCGGGCTTTCATATCATCAAATCTATCGACAGATCGGCAACTCAGTTACCGTACCAGTGATTAACGCTGTAGCTGAGGCAATGCTACAGGCACTCGATTCTGTAAAGAATAAAAAAATGTCTATACCCGAGATCACTAAGAGAGAGCTAGTATCCATTAAATAATTATTTTCTTGACTACATTTCCGCTATATAGTAGCCTGGAATTATGCAGGAAGATAAGCATGGCAAATTTAAGCGACTCGCAAAGCAGCGCGGAGAACGTATACTAAAAGACTTACAATTATTGGGCAACTTATCCAACACGAATAATTACACCTACACTGAAGCGGACGTCAAAAAAATATTTGCCACCCTTGAACAAGAGCTTAGGTTTTCTCGTTCACGTTTTCAAAAAACCATAAGCCGAAATAGGGGGATCGATATATGAGCAGTGATCTTGGCTGGCGTTTCCCAGCACTGGACGATTCAGAGCGTGAAGGTATCAATGACTCCATTACTAAGGCATTTGCAGGTGATCACGAGCACTTTATAGCTCGTGAGTGTATACAGAATTCGATTGACCACCGCCTGGATAAGACAGCCCCAGTCCGGGTAGAGTTTAGACTTAAAAGTTATCCTCGGTCAGTTTTCCCGGCTATAGACGAACTTGCCGATATAGTTGACTGTTGCATCAACGCGTCCAGCAGTTCTCGTGCAAAAGAGGAGCTGGCGGTTATTAAAAAGTCCGTATCCAGTCAGCAGATACGAACACTTACTGTACGAGATTACAACACGGAGGGTCTAACTGGCGGAGATTATGATGAGGCCGGAAGCTGGCATAGGCTTGTGCGTGCCGTGGGTTCTAACGATCCATCGGGTGTAGGCGGTGGCTCTTACGGTCTTGGCAAGGGTGCTCCATTCGCAGCGTCAGGTATTCGTACTGTTTTTTATGCCACGTATAACGAAAAGAGTGAGAATGTTTTTCAGGGCAAAACACGACTAGTCAGCCATATGGGCTCAGATGGCAAGATGAAGCGAGGCGTAGGATTCTACGGTGCAAGATCAAATGACGCATGCCGATCTATTCGTACAAAAGCAGAAATGCCTGCTGAATTCGTGAGGGGCGAACGCGGTACGGACATCATAATACCTGCCTATCGAGCAGTGTCAGACAACTGGCAGCTAGGTCTGGTGCATTCTGTTCTCAAGAATTTTTGGCCAGCAATACACGAACGCATGCTGGAAGTTGAAATTTACGACGGTAACGACTTAAAGCAAAACATTAACGCCGAGAACCTAGCCGCTCTTCTTGAACAATATCCAGGCGAAGAAACGGGCAACGCCTACTATTACTTCTTGGCAAAGACCAGTCCTGATAAGGACGGCTATTTCAGCGAGCCAATCGATGGACTCGGCGAAGTCGAACTGTATATTAAGCGGGGTGATGATTATCCGAAAAAAGTTCAGCAAATGCGTGCGCCACTGATGGTGGTTTCTTCCGAACCTTACCGCCGTGCGTTACTTGATCCTTTTGCGGCAGTACTTATTTGCAGAGACGAAGAAGGCAACAATTTTCTCAAAGGGCTTGAGCCACCACAACATGATACATGGGATCCAACACTTGGCGACGATACCGACGTTATTAGAAATAATAAACGTATATATAAATCGCTGCAGGATTGGGTACGAAGCAAACTAAAAAGTCTCTCGCGTGCTTCCGACGGAGAAGTCATGGAAATACCAGGATTGGCAGAATACTTAGCCAGCATGGAGCGTGATGACCTTGCACTATTTGGCCGAGTGGACAAATCTGATGATGATCCAGATTCTGAGACTGATGTAGAGCGCATTATTCCCGTCAATTCTGCTGTATCGGCTCGTCGACCTCTACAGTACAGCCTCAATGCAGTTAAAGCTGATACTGGTCCTGATGAGGGCGGTAGTGGTGGTAGTGGTGGCGGTAGTGGCCGAGGGGGTGGAGGCCAGCCAAACCCGGGCGGAAGATCGCGTAGATTACAGAACCGTTCAACCATCCGCGTTAGGAATATCGGCATGACCCCCTCCGGCGAGTTTACAGATGTTGAGCTATGTCTTTACTCGAAGCAACCCTTCGAGGGCACGATCAGATTAGTCGCTGCGGGGGAAGATATGAATACGGGTATACGCGTACTACACGCTAATGCGGATAGTAGCGGCGCGGCTTATCCTATCAAAAGCGGTCGCATACAAAACGTAAAGATTGATCCGTCTCGTCCTACAAGAATAACTGCTCGCATGGACGGTAAGAATATTAGATACGCAATAGGAGTTGAGAGCCATAAAAACAATTCTTAGAACCTATTCGCATCCAGTTCTTGGCAACGGAGATGATTTCAGTAACCCATTCGATGTTGCATATGGCATTGAGGTATCCGAAGACAAGAGCGACTGGGTTATTGGGCTAAAGGTAGCAATGGATAATGAACAACTACAGAAGCTCGTTAGCACAGGATTAGCTGCATACCACCTTGAAGTTGAGTGCGGAAACACCTTCTACCGGTACTCGTTTGATACAAACCAGCAGACGGCACAGTTCACTATTCCTACAACCCGGTTACGTGGCAAAGTTAAGCTCGATACGTTCATTGTTGCGCTTCAGCCTATTCAGGAATACAAGCCGACTGACGCACATGAGGACTATGGGAGCCGTGCGTACAAAATTTCAACAGGAGATATTCTCGGAGTCGGAGGATCCCAGACATTTATTGCCGATACAGAGTTTGACCCTCTTCGTGCCTCAGCTAGTTCATTTATTAAAATCGAGCGAGGACCAAAAGCTAAAGGAAACATTATTGCCGAACATGGCTCCAGTGAAATAATCATACGACTGCCCCAGGAAGACTATGATCGCTTTCAAGAAGTGGCAGGCCAAAAGCTGGTTGAAGATATTCTGCACGCGGCGATTGTATTTCCCGTTCTTGTTGAAGCCGTACAGTTCGCCCAGAACAAGAGAGGCAACGATTATAATGATCGTTTGCTCGCAATTCTTGAGCAGAGGGGGTTAATGAAAGAAGAAGCATTTGTGGCCGCACAGGAAATTTTACAGGCCCCGGTTTCCAGAGCTTTATCTAAGCTGCAACAGATAAGGGAGGCTGAGTAATGAAGCTATTCAAATCATCATACTGTGCGGAACTTGCCGAAGCGGTGCGTCTTGGTAGCGGTCTTGAAGCATATGACAGCAGACAGTTTGAACCAGAGTCGGAGAAGTGCATTGATGGACCTGCCATAAAAACGAATGGCGATGCACCCGTACTTGGGGGCAATAGTAATGACGCCTCAGCCGCTATTGCTGTATATGGCTATTTAGGTGAACTAAACGAACTGCAAGCTTCTGACAAACGGCTGTGGACCACACTTACTCACACCACATTTCGAGGGTACGTTATTGACAGATGGCCAGCCAAATCTGACGACGTAGAGGCAAAGAAAAACGCTGTAATGAGGCGCTGGTTTGCCGAGGGTGGCAGTGATCGTACGCTAGAAAATAACGCTATCGCCCGGCTTTGGTGGGGTGCTCGCCTTACATTTTCTCCATGGAAAGTAAATCCTGATGAGTTCGGCCACCTTGAACATGAAGATGACTTCTACTTTACTAAAAAGCTCTTTTCTTTACAGGAACTCATTAAAGTAACGATGGAGAGCAGTCTCGGACGATCAAGCAAGGTATTGATTGCCCTGCTAGCTTACCTGGACAAACATCCCGAACTAGTTAATAACGAAGACGTAGGCGACCTAATGAAAGAGCTTAACCTCATATCAGGTGCTAATAAAATTCTAGTTCTGAATGCAAAGGAGCTCGAGTCGTTAATCGAGGAAGCTGCCGACTCTTTATTTGAAGCGCGTACTTCTACTTACGCGTAGGATCGGGTCAAATAACCACCAAATCGGCTTTAATTGCAGTTATAACATTCTCTATTGTTGTGAGCCATATAAAAAGAGTCGGGCTGAAAGTCTGGCTCTTTTTATTTATCCCGAGACTGGTTTGAAACAGTGACAGAAATTTTGCCAGATGCGAAAGATCTTAGTTGCTGGCTCGGTGAAGCGAGGGCACACACAGTCCGTCGGTTGACGCACGAGCATGGGAAGGCGGAAGAGCACAGCGGCCCAGTCCCTGGGAGCCAAAAACCAATCCCAGATGAACCCACCAGAGTAAAACGTACCATCCCGGGTGAAATCACATTTATATTATCTGTACGAAGTCGAGTCCTGTAAGCCGTTGTAGCTGCATACCGCTAGCGTTGTTAAGGTAATTTTTGTTACAGTGTAGTTATGAAATCACGAAAGAATAAAAGTTTCTTAAAGAGACATTCACACAACCAGCTAGAAAAGACCGCGTTGGCTTTAGGCTTAATAGAGTCGGGACTATTCTTATTAGGTACTATATGGGCATTTTTGAATAGTGACAGTTTGGGCGGGGTCCTTGCCGTATTCATATGGTACGCTTGCATTCCATTTGTAGTTACGAGCTGCCTTCTCAGTTTGGCTACTATTCGCACTCTGGGCGAAGCAACGAGCGCGTACCGCATATTTTTCCTTATAAATTGGGGTGTTGTCATCAGTCTATTGGTTAACATAAGCGACTAATCTCTCGATGTTTTCGGCTAGCTAATCTCTCCAGCGTAAGGGTTTCGCCCTTACATCTCTGATTTTGTGTCAAGGACAATTGGGCATACGACTTATGCCCATAGAAGTGCCTGCGACGCTATTCCTGATTCAGCAGCATACTGATTGCACCAGGGGCGGGGAGGTGGTATATTGCAAGCGTAGTCGAAGCATAAACACAATGCATATATCACCCCTCAAAAGCCGGTTTGTAGCAGTTATTTTCAGCGCTGCGCTACTGATGTCGCTCGTTCCGGCGCGGCAGACCCTTGCCGCCACCGCAAACATCTACCTTTCGCCGGCAGCACAAACCGTAACAAAGGGTACGATATTTACGGTGGCCGTGGGTATATCTACGGCTTCAGAAATTACCGAGGCAGATGTATACCTGACTTACCCCTCAAACCAGATATTGTTTCAGGATGTTTCCTACAGCGGTTCGGCGTTTAGCAACAAAATGGCATGGTCGGGTGGCGGCGGGAACATTCACATAAAACGAAGTGCAGACGCTGCTGTCAGCGGCGAACTCCCGCTGGCTGTGCTTACCTTTACCGTCACGGCAGAGTACGGTACCGGCACAATGAGCGTACAAAGTAACTCCGCACTTAAGAATACCGATGCGCCAGTCGCAGCAACCTATGGTAGTGCAGCACTAGATTTTGGCGCAAAAGCACCCCCAGTGGCAGCGCCGCAAAAACCCCCTACCACATACACCATACTTGCTTCTCCCCGCGATTTCGACGGCGCTGCGCCCATTTTGTCGAACATACAAAGTATCCAAACAGGTGCAAATGCCGTTTCGGTCAGCTGGACCACAAACGAACCCAGTACGTCTACGGTGGAATACGGCCTAGACACTTCCTATGGCCTGAGCAGCAGTGAAAATACTCGCTCAACCTCGCACAGTGTGGCCCTGAAGACACCATTTTTACTGCCAAACTCGCTGTTTCACTACCGTGTCACCAGTGTGGATAGCAGCAACAACACAGTGCGAAGCACAGACCTTGTTTTTACGACCAAAGGTGTGCAGTACATTCTCACGGTGCGCGGTTCGAACGGCAAGCCGCTGCCAAATGCCAGCGTAACCCTAAATGGCCAAACAGCGCAAACCGACGGAAGTGGCAAGGCAGTGCTCACCAGCAATACCGGCAACCAAGCACTGACTGTTAGTTATAACAACCTAAACCTTTCAAAAACCGTCAAAGTCGCTCCCGACAAGCTGGTGCAAACGGACTCCGTTCAGTTAGCTGCTAGTCGGGTACTGGTAGACAGCCGTTACATTGTGTATCCGTTTTTGGTTGGAGCGGGGCTGCTAGTCGGGCTCGCCTCACGCAGCTACTTACTCAAATACCCGCTTCTTGTGTTGCGTCGCAAGAAAAATAAGTTTCTCAGCATGACCATATCAAGCATGCAACGAGAATACGGCGACAAAAACCCAGCGCACAACCCTTACCAGGTACGGAGCATCTTTAGCTTCTGGGGCGTGTGGAATTCGTTTGTCGATGTGTTTGGCCGCCCCAGCAAAAAACTGTCTAAGAAAATTCGCGAAGAAGTCAAAGCCTCCAGCACCCCCGAAAAACCTTCACCCCAAAATAAAAAATAGCCCTTAGGTGCCCCAAACGGTACCTTTGGCTCCTTGTCGCCAAAATATATCCCAGACGAAAACTCCAGATGAGTTTTCCTCACCCCAAGTGAAATACTCGGCAATAAATATGAAACCTGAGTCACGAAACTTTTGTCCTTGTCATTCTGAGTGAAGTCGAGGAATCTCCTTGTCCTACTTGTAGCTATACGGTGAAAGGAAGATCTTTCGACCTGACCCACGTGCACTTTTTGGGTGTCATCTTGAGCGAAGTCGAAAGATCTCATCGTATTTACATCTAACGGGATCCCTCCACGGAGTTTACCCCGTACTTGATACGGGGGTCGGGATGACAATGGAATAAAAAGTGCACATGGGTCAGTCTTTCGACTTCGCTTTGTTTCACTCAAAGCCTGCCCTCGACCCGATCGGGGGATGACATTGTATGATGTTTTTTTGTTTCGTGATTCAGCTATATGAACCGCTAGGTGACACTGCATTATATTCACGCTCTATAGTTGCAAACCCCGTGTTACAATATGTATAGTTAACCATACATTATGTTTATACGAGATAGAAATCATACCGTCGTAAATCGGGTACGCGAAGTGCGCACCGGGCTAAAGATGACCCAAGACGAGCTAGCAGAGCGGGTGGAGGCAACCCGACAAACAATCATATCCATTGAAAAAGGAAATTATGTGCCGAGCGTACTGCTTGCGCTACGGATTGCGAGTATACTAGAGAAAAACGTTGAGGAGCTCTTTCGCTATGAAAAAATATAAACCAGTACTCGACATTGTCCTACTAGTGAGCCTCACGGCCGTATCACTGCTTGCCGTCGCCCCTAAGACCTTTGTGATGCCTTCCAGTTTACAAATGCTAATACTCGCCTGCGCCTTTGGGCTTATAGCGGCATTTCTTGTCCTACTGTGGCGTGAACAACCGAGCGATGAACGGGAAATGCAAAACCAGGCTCTAGCGAGCCGCCTGGCGTACGTCGTCGGCTCGGTGGTGCTTATTGGCGCTTTGTTTATCCAAAGTCTGCGCCACCAACTCGACTCTGCTATACCGCTTGCCTTACTGGCCATGATTGCCACAAAGGTCATAGTGCAACGGCACAAAGATCAAGAATAATATGTAAAGTCGACTTGACATTCTCAATATAGCTCAATACACTGGTGTATAGCTCATAAACGTAAGCGAGGGTACATAGCAATATGAATAAAAAAGCACTTATTAGCATCGTTATCATAGGGCTCATACTTATCGGGGGCGGAGTATTCGCCTACACAAACAACCAAAATAATGAAAAAGAAGAAAAGATGGCTATGCAGAAGAAATCCGACGAAGCAGCCATGGAAAAAAAGCAGTCAGACGCAGCCATGGAACAGGACGCTATGACCAAAACCGAAGACTCCACGATGAAGGATGATGCTATGGCGAAACACGGCAGTTACATTACACTCGCCGACTACACGAAAGACCCGAACGCCTACGTAGACAGCAAGAAAGTATATTTTTTCCACGCGAGCTGGTGCCCTATTTGTCAGGGTATAGACAAGGAAATCAAAGCCGACATGACAAAACTTCCCACTGGAGTCACACTCATTAAAACCGACTTCGACAGCTCAACAGAACTGCGCAAAAAATACGGCGTCACCACGCAGTACACGTTCGTTCAGGTCGATGCCAACGGCAACGAAACAGCCCAGTGGTCGGCAACCTCACTTTCTGATGCGCTCGCTGGTATAAGGGCGTAGGCA encodes:
- the dcm gene encoding DNA (cytosine-5-)-methyltransferase, encoding MSNTTYTTIDLFAGIGGIRKGFEATGRFRTIYANDFDKHCKLTYDANFKNTPLTVKDIHEVGLVKDGVESFDFLLGGFPCQAFSVAGHKQGLDDHKGRGILFEEIERLLKEAADTQTIPPQGFMLENVKNLLNHDNKRTYPIIKQRLEALGYHLDERVYNSLDFGVPQNRERVYIVGFRSPEVMAAFKWPEIPGRGNLQVQDLLDSEVDPVHYYEGKPLYDRIKDYVTSDSTVYQYRRNYVRENAKGVSPTLMANMGMGGHNVPIIKDAYGIRRLTPSECGRLQGYNNLVIPAGLSYHQIYRQIGNSVTVPVINAVAEAMLQALDSVKNKKMSIPEITKRELVSIK
- a CDS encoding helix-turn-helix transcriptional regulator, whose translation is MFIRDRNHTVVNRVREVRTGLKMTQDELAERVEATRQTIISIEKGNYVPSVLLALRIASILEKNVEELFRYEKI
- a CDS encoding thioredoxin family protein, yielding MNKKALISIVIIGLILIGGGVFAYTNNQNNEKEEKMAMQKKSDEAAMEKKQSDAAMEQDAMTKTEDSTMKDDAMAKHGSYITLADYTKDPNAYVDSKKVYFFHASWCPICQGIDKEIKADMTKLPTGVTLIKTDFDSSTELRKKYGVTTQYTFVQVDANGNETAQWSATSLSDALAGIRA